The genomic DNA aaaaggccaagatgggttaaaggtaactaaaggtcctcaacttcgacggttTACTTGAAAATAATAGTGTCAAACACGATTACTCATGTCAACATAGTATTACTTCCAAGAACCTCCATTGAGCGCGATTATCACATGTACTAACACTCAAGATTACTCTTGGAATAGCACTTTGATTATATCACCATCCTATCTTAATGTTtccctcaagcccgggtgtaggacttatctcatcACTCCCgtttaaaagaagaaagaaaaagaaagaacatatatatactcatatttccatcttttatttttttgatttgtaAGCAAGTTATggcacaaaatttaaataaagtcaagttaggctcaaccctcttagggggggtccccagtgaagtcgccatttctgtcgcgccatttttcggatgtcaaggccatttgattagcttttgactcactttttatctcacgactgaacaaattttttttaaggggaaaaagttccaaaccacccattttgaagagatttagggttcgggggttggttatatttagggaaggtattagcaccctaaatattcgtagtactctacgagaacctcttgattttatttaactttttgtgcttaaacttgcttgcttttaaatagatgaaaatggaattgaatgatgagttgaaaaagaaaagaaaattgattttaattgaagagaaaaaaagaaaaatgttttttagttgaaagttgaaaagaaaaaaagaaaattgttttttaattgatttggaaggacgagcgtcctctgcctacgtacccgtgagggatcaaaacctcgtagttcggggtagaaattgacgtttgatttgtttggtgttttttatatgttttgaaataaaaagccaaatggcaaatgagaattgatttgtgttttttagattgaagaaaactgacttaaagttgaattagaattgatttgaaatttgattaagaaaaataaaataaaaagacggtcacttgatttaagatcaaggtttattgtgaaaagttctttttgtgaattttggatatttgaatgtttttgttgtttttgcataataactgaaaattaaactaatagagcaataaaaaataaaagtgtgtgggtgtgaagAAAAGATTGTTAGTTTACGTTAGTTCAACAAGATAAatagtatttaatatatataggaCCAGAACACTCTggagaacaaaaatataatattaacaattaacttaggaccagagcactctggattaatttaattaacaaggaccagagcactctggattaatttaattaacaaggaccagattgttctggagaataattaaattaaacaaaaataaaatattaacagttaatttaggaccagagcactctggagaataaaaatataatattaacagttaattttggaccagagcactctggattgaGGTGTGTATTTtagtgaaaaataaatcaaaagatatatatatatatatatatatatatatatagagagagagagagagagagagagcaagaacgaaaggaaaaagtgaaaaggaaaagaaaaaggaggaaagaaaagaaaggggaGATGATATACCTTTGTGGGAGagtagaagaaagaaagaaaaaaaagagggttgttttgtttgatttttgtttgttttggtaatgAGGGtgtgttgttttgtgtttgtttgttgatggtgatgagaaagaaaagaaagaaagaaagaagaaaaaaaactttgtttgaaaTTAGTGAGCACCTTCACTTTGAGAGAGATTCAATTCTTTGTGTGTAAGCCTCTCTTTTACCATTGAGGTATGcttgtatttatagaggtgaAAGACTTGGAGCTTCACAGACAAAAACAGCtgtgttttccttgttaaaAACAGCCCATGTgcttatgtttttgttgcttgGGGCGCAAGAAtgagaaaaaagtgaattttgttcATGCAGAACGTTCTCCAGAACGTTCTGGAACTTCCAATTTGCAAAGAGAAAAGGTGGACACGTGAATGCAAGCTGTAGAAGTTTGGAGGCCACTTGTTTTTACAGCTGTTTGGCACTTCTTTGAAAGCTACAAGTGCTGTCCTTTGTTGCTTTGAGAGCAAGAGTGTCCAAGTTGTAAAATTTGCCACATGGAGAATGTTCTTAAGAACATTCTTgttgttcctttcctttttgagaCAACCACACGTGATGAAAAAACAGTTGTGATCTGGTGGCAACATGAGGGAACATGATGATGTCATTCTTATCCCTTTGAAGTTCCACCAGAATGTTCTCAAGAACGTTCTTTTAGTTCCATGCACTTTTGAAGCAAAACGTGTGGTGTTGTGCAGCTGTAATCTAATGGCATATTTGATGGGACATAATGAGGTCACTTTATTTCGCTCGCAGTACGACCAAAACGTTCTGGAGAACGTTCTGGTAGACTattcttgatgaattttcattttatgccttttttaataaaaataaaaacaaacaacataataaaataatgataataataaaacgAAAAGGACTagaataaaatgactaaaaagagtggtaaaaaaaatgaacaaaaaatgaggtatttaaaATAcgtctctgccgaaatttttcCTAAAAAGGCAAACAATTCCGGGCCAAAAGACAAATGAAATGtgatcttaggtcaaaaattggggtatgacagatgcccctatttaagtttcttcgtccggagATTTAAAGATGAAATCTTGGATTTGACGgaccgaagagacttaaatacaaaagtgcaccaattttgacctaagatgttcTCGATGTAATTATGAATGTAGGACGACAAAGATGACTTGACTGAGACGAGAAACCACAACGGGATACCCAAGTTTGTTGAAGAGGGGGATCCGACTCTGTtaggggaatgtagtttcactggggaaaaagATTGCCCGCTACCTGTATGATAGTTGTTTGAAGACAAATGGTAGGTTTTACCTATTATCAGGATTGATAGTTGTATGAAGGTAAAACGAAAaagacattgtctactatcTGTATGATAGCTGTATGAAGACAGATGACCTAGAACTTCAACGTTTGAAACATGATAAAGTGGTGAACTCAAGcggtccgttggtggactttgGCAGTTTGAAATGAGATAAAAgggtaaactcaagcgtccgttggtggactggtagcttgaaacaagataaaaaggtaaactcaagcgtccgttggtgaactggtgacttgaaacaaaataaaaaagtaaactcaagcgtccgttggtggactggtagcttgaaacaagataaaaaggtaaactcaagcgtccgttggtgaactggtgacttgaaacaaaataaaaaagtaaactcaagcgcccgttggtggacttggtgactttaAACAAGGTAAAAGGTAAattcaagcgcccgttggtggacttggtgacttgaaacaagataaaaaataaatgtgacttgaaacaagataaaaggtaaactcaagcgctcgttggtggacttggtgacttgaaaagagataaaaaagtaaactcaagcgcccgttggtggacttggtgacttgaaacaaaataaaacataaactcaagcgcccgttggtggacttggtgacttgaaacaagataaaaaaggtaaactcaagcgtccgttggtggacttggcaCTTGGCATAATGATGAAAACCAAACTAAGGGGGCATTATTAAACAAAACTTTGTGTGATTAATGCAACTATGTACGAATGATGCGATGCATACGCTGTGTAAGAATACATGAAAGTGTTGATACATGGATGTATGGATGTATGAATGTATCTTGTATGAGTGTATCTATTGTATGTGATAGATGGACTCGGTGAAATGAGACATGATTGGTAAGGTGGGAAATGGACTGATGTTGCAGTACTAAcactcggcaaacttccttAGAGATGATCTCATTGGGGACAAAGTAACAACATGCGTCTTCTTGGGAGAGAACCCATTAAACGTCTGCAAGAAGTCGCCCTTTGTAAGCTGATACAGAATGTTCTTCCATTGACATACTTCCGTCGTCGTGCCcctttttgaatttttacaATGCCTAGCCATGCTTGTCTGGTGGGGTCTAACCACTTGTGTTAACGCAGACTTCTTTTACCCTCGCGTCCTAAGCGGCACTTATTTGTTTATGCTCTTTTTCATGAagaaacgtttttttttttttttttaagaattttgctTCAAAACATTATCAtcaaaaaaaatggaaagaactttggaaaaatagaataaaagggGAATTTCAAATAAAGGGGCAAAGGCtcaaatattattgattgaatgaCAGCCTGCCGATGGCATGActtcatggattttttttttttttttttttttttttttttttttttacaagatttgaaaaaaatggtaattttaaaaTGGAAAGGTACATTGAACTTCATATCCCTGTTCTCCCTTACAACTTTGAATTTCGCTGCTTTTGGTGCTTCAGATTTGGAGATTCTTTGATGGTAGGcatgccccaagtggattgtgctTGACTGAATGCAGTTACTTTGAACTTTTCTTtttatccttaacttttgcatagaccGCCCTTTCGGATTTTCAGCCTATCAGGATAAAGATTTCTGTTtaatgtctctaatttttgcctgggcCGCCCTTTCGAGTTTTCAGCCCACcaagacgctcatttttgcctaagccgcccttttcgggttttcgacttaccgagctgttcttataatttttagacaaagtatttcttgactacaTCTGTGTTTACAGGACGTGGAAGTTCTTCACCATCCATGGTTTGAAGGATCATGGCACCACCTGAGAAGGCTTTCTGGACAACATacggaccttcatagttaggcgtccattTGCCCCTAGAGTCGGGTTGGAAGGTCAAGATCTTTTTGAGCACGAGGTCACCTTCTTTGAATTCACGGGGacgaactttcttgtcaaaagtcTGCTTCATCCTCTTCTGATATAACTGACCATGACAAAGAGCAGCCATGCGTTTTTCTTCGATTAGATTCAACTGGTCGTACCTACTTTGAACCCACTCAGCCTCTGATAATTCAGCCTCCATTAAAACTCTCATCGAAGGAATCTCAACTTCTACGGGAAGCACTGCCTCCATGCCGTATAccaaagagaaaggggttgcccctgttgatgtGCGTACCGAAGTACGATATCCATGTAATGCAAAGGGAagcatctcatgccagtccttataagtcaccaccatcttctggacGATCTTCTTTATGTTcttatttgcagcttcgacagcaccattcatctgaggtctgtAAGGCGAAGAATTATGGTGCTCGATTTTGAAATCATCACACAACtctttcatcatcttgttgTTCAGATTCGTCCCGTTGTCTGTAATTATCCGGCTAGGGACACCATAACGGCAGATAATATGATTCTTGATAAACTTGACTACCACTTGTTTGGTCACATTAGCATAGGATGcagcttcaacccacttggtgaaataGTCAATAGCCACTAAAATGAAGCGGTGCCCATTTGAAGCTTTGGGTTCAATCCTCCCAATCAtatcaatgccccacatagagaacgGCCACGGAGAGGAAAGAAAATTGAGTGCAGTCGgcggcacatgaatcttatcggCATAGATTTGACACTTATAACACTTCCTGGCATGCTTGTAACAATCGGCTTCCATTGTCATCCAGTAATAACCTGCTCTCAGTATCTTCTTGGCCATTGTATGTCCGCTAGAATGAGTCCCAAAGGATCCTTCGTGTATTTCATGCATCAATAAGTCTGCCTCATGTTTGTCAACACATCTGAGCAACACCATGTCAAAGTTTCTTTTATACAAAATGTCCCCGTTTAGGAAGAAATTGCCAGACAATCTTCTTAGAGTCTTCTTGTCTTTATTGGATGCTCCGAGTGGATACTCTTGCCTTTGAAGGAAACATTTGATATCGTGGAACCATGGCTTGTCATCAACAACTTCTTCAGTGGCGAATACATGAGCGGGTCTCTCAAGACGTCTGATATGGATCAGTGGCACTTCATTCCGACGATTTACTTGGTACATCGAAGACAAAGTAGCCAGAGCATCCGCCATCTGGTtttcatcacgaggaatatggtgtaGCTCgactttgttgaagaaagtcagTAATCGTCTTGCATAGTCTTTGTAGGGAACCAAGCCGGGGTGACGAGTCTCCCATTCTCCTGTGATTTGATTGATTACGAGGGCTGAGTCACCATAAATGTCGAGGTTCTTGATTCTCAGATCGATGGCTTCTTCGATACCCATAATACACGCTTCGTACTCTGCCATGTTGTTTGTACAGTCGAACGTTAGCCTGGCCATGAAGGGGATGTGTGTATCTTTAGGAGTAACAATGATTGCCCCAATTCCGCTACCATAAGCATTAACAGCTCCGTCGAATATTAGACCCCATTTTGATTCAGGATCTGGACCTTCCCCGAGTAGCGGTTCATCACAATCTTTCATCTTTAAATACATAATCTCTTCATCAGGAAAGTCGAACTTGATGGGCTGATAGTCTTCAATTGGTTGGTGAGCCAAGTGATCAGCAAGGATACTGCCTTTGATTGCTTTTTGGGTACGATACTCAATATCATATTCGGATAATAACATCTGCCACCGGGCAATTCTTCCTGGCAAAGCGGGTTTCTCAAAGATgtacttgatcggatccatCTTAGATATCAACCATGTAGTATGACTAATCATATAGTGGCGGAGGCGTTTTGCAGCCCAGGCTAGTGCACAACAGGTTTTCTCGAGCATGGAATAGCGAGATTCACAGTCAGTAAACTTCTTGCTCAAATAATAAATGGCATGCTCCTTtcttccggtttcatcttgttgtccGAGCACACAACCCATGGAATCTTCCAATACAGTTAGGTACATGATTAGTGGTCTTCCTTCAACTGGAGGGATGAGAATCGGAGGTTCTAGTAAGTACACTTTGATGCTATCAAAGGTTTTCTGGCAATCTTCTGTCCAAACAATCCCTTGATCTTTGCGGAGGAGTTTGAATATCGGCCCACatgttgcagtcatatgagaaatgaaacgggagatgtaattcagtCGTCCGAGAAACCCCCTTACTTGTTTTTCTAtttgtggagctggcatttctctgATGGCTTTGACCTTGTCTGGATCTACTTCAATACCTTTCTGACTAACAATGAAGCCCAGAAGCTTTCCGGATCTGACACCAAAAGTACACTTGTTGGGATTTAGGCGAAGTCTGTACTTTCTTAGCCGTTGGAACATCTTTagcaaatactcaacatgttgttCTTCAGTGATTGACTTGAcgatcatgtcatccacataaacCTCAATCTCTTTGTGTATCATGTCGTGAAAGATAGTAGTCATACCCCTTTGATAAGTAGCTCCTGTATTGATCAAACCAAACGGCATTACTCTGTAACAGAAAGTGCCCCAAGGTGTGATGAAAGACGTCTTCTCTCTGTCTTCGGGCGCCatcttgatctgattgtaaccggagaaaccatccatgaaggagaacacttTGGATTTTGCAGTGTTGTCAACCAgtacatcaatatgaggtaatggaaaatCATCTTTGGGACTAGCTTTGTTAAGGTCACGgtaatcaacacacattctgactttGCCATCCTTCTTCGGAACAGGCACTATGTTGGCTAGCCATTGAGGGTATTTTGATGTAACGAGGAAACCTGCATCGATCTGTTTTTGcacttcctctttgatcttgagggccatatCAGGACGggttcttctcaatttctgcttgACCGGCGGACACTCGGGCTTCAAAGGCAAATGGTGTACCACAATATCAGTATCCAGACCTGGCATATCTCGGTACGACCAAGcgaacacatcaacatattctaTGAGAAGCTCTATCACTCGCTTCCTGACACTTACCTCAAGTGATACCCCAATCTTGATCTCCTTCTTGTCTTCTTCGGTACCCAAGTTGATTGCTTCTAATTCTTCCCTATAAGGCTGAATGATCTTTCTTTCTTGTTCAAGTAGCCGAGAGATTTCGTCGGGAATCTCTTcgttctcttcttcttccgcctcatacacagggaactcaaagttgggagagatcATAGGGTTATGTTGTTCAACGGGTTCATTGGTTTTTAATCTGcatatatgattgatgattttagaaaataagtacatgcagatttttgaaggtgattatattttattttttttggtttttttgtattaccattttttctaaaaaacataaaagaaaaaacaaggcAAAGAGTCAGGAACAAAACGacaattttatttgattgatgatAGTTCCTTGAAGCAAAAAGCCCTAGATAGATTCACTTTCGCTTGGGGCGGGgcaaaaggatttttttttttttttgaaaaagcataAAAGGTGAGACAAAGTGCATTACTTGGACAAATGAGCAATAAAAGGAACATCTACAGCAACCCAATTGTGGCTAAACCTCCTTTGTGTCACAAAGCTTCGTGGCACTCCTTCAGGATcatcttcagtaattgcatgAATAAAACCAGAACTATGGAAAGTACCCTTTATCGGCTCGGCGACGGTCTTTGTCTTGGACAAATCAGCTGATGGAAAGAAACCCAACCCTTCTCGGTGTTTGTTTTCTGGAAGTTCAATCAACTTTCCCCAGCTTGCAGACCCTCCAGCTTGTATCATTTTCTGAGCATCCTTCAGAGAAGAAATAGATGCCTCACTCTTCCTGGTACTTTTTTCTTCCATGGTAAATCCTTGAAAAGGCGTCCCTTCAACATTATCAGCcccaatgaaagagaaagacgACAAATGGCTCACTAACAAAGCCTCTTCACCATTCACCGTTACTAGCTTCCCATTCCTCACGAACTTCAACTTTTGATGCAGTGTAGACGTTACTGCCCCAGCCTCGTGAATCCAGGGTCGGCCCAGTAGGCAACTATATGACGCCTGaatgtccatcacttgaaaaTTAATCTGGAAAACTTGTGGCCCGATTGTAATAGGCAGAACCACCTCTCCAAGAACATCCTTCCTTGAACCATCAAAAGCTTTTACCATTACCCCACTTCGTCTCAAAGGGGTACCTTGGTAAGAGAGTTGAGCATAGGTTGTTTTGGCCATCACATTCAGAGACGACCCGGTATCCACTAGTACATTCGACAAAGCATCGGTCTTGCAATTCACAGATATATGCAAAGCCAAGTTATGGTTCCTTCCTTCGGCCGGGAgctcttcatcactgaaactcAAGTTGTTACATGCAGTGATATTTCCCACTATTCCACCAAATTGACTCACGCTCACATCATAGTCTACAAAAGCTTGTTCTAAGACCTTCATCAATGCTTCCTTATGGGCCTCAGAATTCAGTAACAAAGACATTATGGATATTTTTGATGGAGTTTGCATCAGTTGGTCAACAACCCTGTACTCGCTCTTCTTTATTAACTTGAGAATCTCATCAAACTCTGTACTTGCACCGGCCCCATTCGACTGGCTTACCTCTTTGACAACACTGGAATCCTTAGCTTGAGCCTCCTCAATTACCGGAGCACTAACTTTCTTCGGGAACACTATAGGAACAACACGCCCATTCCTCAGCACTCTACTATCTTCGGTAATATTTCTCACAGAATGCAAAAGTGGTATTGGAACTTCACGACCACCTTCTATCATAgtggcattgtacttgtaaggaatGGCCTTCTCGGAAGTATAAGGTATTGGACCACGCAAGCAGATCACTAAAGGAGCAGCAATTGTCTTCCGACTGTCGTAAAATATTTCCAAAGGCTCTTCAGGAGTTATAACACATACATCATCacattttctttcaacaaccaGTCCTCCTTGGTTCAAAAGTCTTTGAATATCATCTTTCACTTTCTGACAACCCCAGGGATTTAGAAGGCACACTTTGCAGACATCATGATCATGTTTAAAGAGGTTCACTTTGCATAACTTGGCATGTAACGGGACCAAAGGTGTTCGGATGCGTTGAACGTCGAGAATATGATGAGTCTTTTGGCAATCTTCGACCATGTTGACAATTGCAGCACCATGGTTTGGCAATGGATTGGTTTGAATATTTGGCGCTGAGTCTGTGAAGGTTATCTTCTTCTCATTGATTAGCCTCTGGACTACATTCTTAAAGGCAtaacaattttcaatattatgACCTCGGCCCCCTTGATGAAAAGCACAAGTCTGGTCCATTCTATACCATGTTGGCAGTTTTTCTGGTATTGGAGAAGGTGCTATGGTTTGGACTGAGTTATTTCTGAGTAACCCTGGAAGTAGCTCTGCATAGGTGACGGGGATCGGGTCAATTTGCATTCTTTGTTGTTGAggtcgttgttgttgataggGATGTTGTTGATATGGGCGTTGCTGGTATGGTGGTTGGGGATATTGTTGAGGATATTGTTGAGGATTTTGTTGAGGATATTGGTGTTGAGGATTTTGTTGAGAATATGGTGGGAATCGAGGCTGGGTATTTGGTGGTTGAATAACATTGGCAGTAGGTGTGATGGCAGCGACGTGTTGGTAgactggataagtttgttgggTTCTTCCATGGGCTACCACATTAACATCGTGTTCTTTCTTTCTCGGGAAGTGGTTCCCAAATTTCTTGGTCCCACTGGCAGAGGTTCCATCCTTTACCAAACGTCCTTCTCGGACCCCTTCTTCCAATTGAACACCCATGCTAACCATTTCGGCAAAGTTCTTTGGCGTACTTCCGACCATCTTCTCGtagtaaaattgattgagagtcTTCAAgaagagcttggtcatctcCTTCTCTTCTATACGCAGGCTGACTTGGGCAGCAGTATCTCTCCATCGTTGGGCATACTCCTTGAATGTTTCTTTGTCCCCCTGAGTCATAGCCTGAAGATCACTTCGGTCTGGAGCCATATCCACATTATAATTGTATTGTTGCACAAAAGCTTCACACAGATCATGGAAAGTTTGGATCTTTGTTTTGTCCAGATTCATGTACCACTTTGAGGCGGGACTAGCCAAGCTCTCTTGGAAGTAATAAATAAGGATCTGATCGTCCTTAGCATACGCGGACATCCTTCTTGCATACATTGTCAGATGTTCCTCAgggcaggagttccctttatacttctcgAAATCAGGGACCTTGAACTTGTGGGGTATTTGGACATTCGGCACCAAGCAGAGGTCATAAGCAGTTTTTCCAAATCTTTCTTTCCCGCGAAGAGCTTTCATCTCACGGTACATCTCATCATACTTCTCTTGTAAATCCTCCACTTGACCATAGGCCCTCATACTCCTTGAATGGAAGATAGGTTCGTTATCTTGCGGGATAGCATGAATCGCAGGTGCTGAGTATGTCATAGTAGCTTGAGGAATTGTTGCAAAAGGCGGAGGAGCATGAGTTGCATATTGAGAAGTAGGCATCGGAGCTTCACAAGCAATGGGACGGAATATTTCGCCAGCAGTAAAAGGTGGGAACCAAGGCGTGGAACGTTGTGGAGCAGAGTGTGTCGGAGTGTCGGCACATATTGTCCATTCAGGGATAGCAGAGGAAGATGCTTCGAACTGAGTTCTgacaggaggaggaggaggtgctTGGGCTTGTGTATGAGCCTGAGCATGAGCTTGAGCTAGAGCCTGAGCCTGGGCTTGTGCTAGAACCTGAGCTTGTTCTTGAGCTTGAGCTTGTGCTTCCGCCATTGTCTTTATCACTTCAGCCATTTCGCCCATCTTAATCTGCATGGCTTCCACTTCTTCATGGAGCGCTCCATTTTCTTGCTCGAGATGATCCATTTTCCTCTTTACAGCTGCTCGAGTGTAATGTGTACGGGTGGCCTTGTAGTGGATGCGTGGTGCCACCTTTTGAAATGAACTGACCTTCGATTGGAGAAGAAAATTTGTGTGAGACTTGGATTTGAGACTATGAAATGCaagatgatgcatgatatgcttatgcaaaaatagacacatttttttttttagaggacttATAAACgtaattttgtaaacatcataattgaaaatttcattgaataacaaagccaagggatagactttTTGAAGTACATAAAGATAAAACAGCTGGGAAACTCTTGAGCCCGGAAAGTAGACTACTCCTCGAAATCTGAATGTGCACCATCAAACAAATCCATGAAATCCATACGCTGCTTCTTAGTGATATGTTTTCCAAGCAATCTGTCCTTCTCCTGGAGTAGATCGTCTCTCTTGATCATTTGTTGCCTCATCTTGCAGAGTTCACGATCTTTCTGTTCTACTTGTCCCTTTAGAGTCCCAATCTTGTTCTGGGCTTCCATATATCTCATTCTCCATATGTCCTTTTCTCGGGTCATCTCGGTCAACAGATACTGAGCTTCCTCTTTGGTTTTAGAAGTCATGGGTAAGGATGGAGATGGGGTAGTTGAAGATGGGAGTCTTTGTAGAGGATAAGGTATTCCATTTTTTGCAGCTCTATCAATGACCCACTTAGTGTAAGATTCATAGATCAAAGCTGACCTCCTTCCTAACTGACCTTTTTCCCTCTTATGAACTGCACGCCAAGCTTGTATAAATTTTCCTCTCATGCCCTTG from Medicago truncatula cultivar Jemalong A17 chromosome 8, MtrunA17r5.0-ANR, whole genome shotgun sequence includes the following:
- the LOC120577496 gene encoding uncharacterized protein, with amino-acid sequence MDHLEQENGALHEEVEAMQIKMGEMAEVIKTMAEAQAQAQEQAQVLAQAQAQALAQAHAQAHTQAQAPPPPPVRTQFEASSSAIPEWTICADTPTHSAPQRSTPWFPPFTAGEIFRPIACEAPMPTSQYATHAPPPFATIPQATMTYSAPAIHAIPQDNEPIFHSRSMRAYGQVEDLQEKYDEMYREMKALRGKERFGKTAYDLCLVPNVQIPHKFKVPDFEKYKGNSCPEEHLTMYARRMSAYAKDDQILIYYFQESLASPASKWYMNLDKTKIQTFHDLCEAFVQQYNYNVDMAPDRSDLQAMTQGDKETFKEYAQRWRDTAAQVSLRIEEKEMTKLFLKTLNQFYYEKMVGSTPKNFAEMVSMGVQLEEGVREGRLVKDGTSASGTKKFGNHFPRKKEHDVNVVAHGRTQQTYPVYQHVAAITPTANVIQPPNTQPRFPPYSQQNPQHQYPQQNPQQYPQQYPQPPYQQRPYQQHPYQQQRPQQQRMQIDPIPVTYAELLPGLLRNNSVQTIAPSPIPEKLPTWYRMDQTCAFHQGGRGHNIENCYAFKNVVQRLINEKKITFTDSAPNIQTNPLPNHGAAIVNMVEDCQKTHHILDVQRIRTPLVPLHAKLCKVNLFKHDHDVCKVCLLNPWGCQKVKDDIQRLLNQGGLVVERKCDDVCVITPEEPLEIFYDSRKTIAAPLVICLRGPIPYTSEKAIPYKYNATMIEGGREVPIPLLHSVRNITEDSRVLRNGRVVPIVFPKKVSAPVIEEAQAKDSSVVKEVSQSNGAGASTEFDEILKLIKKSEYRVVDQLMQTPSKISIMSLLLNSEAHKEALMKVLEQAFVDYDVSVSQFGGIVGNITACNNLSFSDEELPAEGRNHNLALHISVNCKTDALSNVLVDTGSSLNVMAKTTYAQLSYQGTPLRRSGVMVKAFDGSRKDVLGEVVLPITIGPQVFQINFQVMDIQASYSCLLGRPWIHEAGAVTSTLHQKLKFVRNGKLVTVNGEEALLVSHLSSFSFIGADNVEGTPFQGFTMEEKSTRKSEASISSLKDAQKMIQAGGSASWGKLIELPENKHREGLGFFPSADLSKTKTVAEPIKGTFHSSGFIHAITEDDPEGVPRSFVTQRRFSHNWVAVDVPFIAHLSKLKTNEPVEQHNPMISPNFEFPVYEAEEEENEEIPDEISRLLEQERKIIQPYREELEAINLGTEEDKKEIKIGVSLEVSVRKRVIELLIEYVDVFAWSYRDMPGLDTDIVVHHLPLKPECPPVKQKLRRTRPDMALKIKEEVQKQIDAGFLVTSKYPQWLANIVPVPKKDGKVRMCVDYRDLNKASPKDDFPLPHIDVLVDNTAKSKVFSFMDGFSGYNQIKMAPEDREKTSFITPWGTFCYRVMPFGLINTGATYQRGMTTIFHDMIHKEIEVYVDDMIVKSITEEQHVEYLLKMFQRLRKYRLRLNPNKCTFGVRSGKLLGFIVSQKGIEVDPDKVKAIREMPAPQIEKQVRGFLGRLNYISRFISHMTATCGPIFKLLRKDQGIVWTEDCQKTFDSIKVYLLEPPILIPPVEGRPLIMYLTVLEDSMGCVLGQQDETGRKEHAIYYLSKKFTDCESRYSMLEKTCCALAWAAKRLRHYMISHTTWLISKMDPIKYIFEKPALPGRIARWQMLLSEYDIEYRTQKAIKGSILADHLAHQPIEDYQPIKFDFPDEEIMYLKMKDCDEPLLGEGPDPESKWGLIFDGAVNAYGSGIGAIIVTPKDTHIPFMARLTFDCTNNMAEYEACIMGIEEAIDLRIKNLDIYGDSALVINQITGEWETRHPGLVPYKDYARRLLTFFNKVELHHIPRDENQMADALATLSSMYQVNRRNEVPLIHIRRLERPAHVFATEEVVDDKPWFHDIKCFLQRQEYPLGASNKDKKTLRRLSGNFFLNGDILYKRNFDMVLLRCVDKHEADLLMHEIHEGSFGTHSSGHTMAKKILRAGYYWMTMEADCYKHARKCYKCQIYADKIHVPPTALNFLSSPWPFSMWGIDMIGRIEPKASNGHRFILVAIDYFTKWVEAASYANVTKQVVVKFIKNHIICRYGVPSRIITDNGTNLNNKMMKELCDDFKIEHHNSSPYRPQMNGAVEAANKNIKKIVQKMVVTYKDWHEMLPFALHGYRTSVRTSTGATPFSLVYGMEAVLPVEVEIPSMRVLMEAELSEAEWVQSRYDQLNLIEEKRMAALCHGQLYQKRMKQTFDKKVRPREFKEGDLVLKKILTFQPDSRGKWTPNYEGPYVVQKAFSGGAMILQTMDGEELPRPVNTDVVKKYFV